One Vicugna pacos chromosome 12, VicPac4, whole genome shotgun sequence genomic window carries:
- the EID3 gene encoding EP300-interacting inhibitor of differentiation 3: MADEKGSLRGDVEEGEEPVVAVTGSAYPGKQAEEEEEEEPMKVEVAVGADACSDDLSCGEADIDPSLLELADEEKCRSIRKQYRQLIYNVQQNRDDIVNTASDSLTEALEEANVLFDAVSRTREAALDAQFLVLASDLGKEKAKQLNSDMSFFNQVAFCDFLFIFVGLNWMEGDGRELSDYDDNVALSFWETVQKEATSWMLQAEKFHFIFGSFKSEPSARKPRLEHRKKVHKMEENGDMPTKLRKLDLNSNQEATEKEVERILGLLQTYFRKYPDTPVSYFEFVIDPNSFSRTVENIFYVSFIIRDGFARIRLDQDRLPILEPININQVGEGNDPSSHCRKQGVISLSLQDWKNIVATFEISEAMITNSY, translated from the coding sequence ATGGCTGATGAAAAAGGTTCCCTGAGGGGAGACgtagaggagggagaggagccgGTGGTGGCCGTCACCGGTAGTGCGTACCCTGGaaagcaggcagaggaggaggaggaggaggaaccgATGAAGGTGGAAGTGGCGGTGGGGGCTGATGCCTGCTCTGACGACCTCAGCTGTGGGGAGGCCGACATCGATCCAAGCCTCCTGGAGCTCGCGGACGAGGAGAAATGCCGGAGTATCCGCAAGCAGTACCGGCAGCTCATCTACAACGTCCAACAGAACCGTGATGACATCGTGAACACGGCGAGCGACTCCCTGACCGAGGCTCTTGAGGAAGCCAATGTTCTGTTTGATGCAGTCAGCCGAACAAGAGAAGCAGCTCTGGACGCCCAGTTTCTTGTTTTGGCTTCTGATTTGggtaaagaaaaagcaaagcagcTAAACTCTGATATGAGCTTTTTTAATCAAGTAGCGTTTTGTGACTTTCTGTTTATATTTGTGGGTCTAAACTGGATGGAAGGTGATGGACGTGAGTTGAGTGATTATGATGATAATGTAGCTCTTTCCTTCTGGGAGACAGTGCAAAAGGAAGCAACATCTTGGATGTTGCAAGCTGAGAAATTCCACTTTATTTTTGGTTCATTCAAATCAGAGCCTTCTGCGCGAAAGCCCCGACTTGAACACCGGAAAAAAGTtcacaaaatggaagaaaatgggGATATGCCTACAAAGCTGAGGAAGTTGGATCTGAACAGTAATCaagaagcaacagaaaaagaagtagaaaGGATCTTGGGACTGTTGCAAACGTACTTTCGAAAGTATCCTGATACTCCCGTGTCCTATTTTGAGTTTGTGATTGATCCAAACTCTTTCTCTCGTACTGTGgagaatatattttatgtttctttcattATAAGGGATGGTTTTGCAAGGATAAGACTTGACCAAGACAGGTTGCCAATACTAGAGCCAATTAATATTAACCAAGTGGGTGAGGGAAATGATCCCAGTTCCCATTGCAGAAAACAAGGAGTTATATCTTTGAGTTTACAGGACTGGAAAAATATTGTGGCGACTTTTGAAATTTCAGAGGCTATGATCACAAATTCATACTAA